The following are from one region of the Mycobacteriales bacterium genome:
- a CDS encoding hydroxymethylglutaryl-CoA lyase, with translation MSDLPATLSLREVGPRDGLQNEAPVSTQAKVELLDALSATGVGRIEAVSFVSPKAIPQMADADDVWAGIARNADVRYSALVPNLRGAQRALSAGFREIEVVVSASDTHNRKNINRGTDESLDEIAELIETAHSVDAKVQVVVATAWGCPYEGDVPVERVVSVAGRALADGADGISFGDTTGMATPGRVTRLIGELRSAHPAAAVNLHFHNTRGTGLANVVAALQLGVNDFDASVGGLGGCPYAPGASGNVATEELVHMVEDMGVSTGIDLEAMIDAAATAERIVGRTLPSQVLRAGPRTRLAAQ, from the coding sequence GTGAGTGACCTCCCCGCGACGCTGAGCCTTCGCGAGGTCGGCCCGCGAGACGGGCTGCAGAACGAGGCGCCGGTCTCGACGCAGGCGAAGGTCGAGCTGCTCGATGCGCTCTCTGCGACCGGCGTCGGCCGGATCGAGGCGGTGAGCTTCGTCTCACCCAAGGCCATCCCGCAGATGGCCGACGCCGACGACGTATGGGCGGGCATCGCCCGCAACGCCGACGTCCGCTACTCCGCTCTCGTGCCCAACCTTCGCGGCGCGCAGCGGGCACTGAGCGCAGGCTTCCGTGAGATCGAGGTCGTGGTGTCGGCCTCGGACACCCACAACCGCAAGAACATCAATCGTGGGACCGACGAGTCCCTGGACGAGATCGCGGAGCTGATCGAGACCGCGCACAGCGTCGATGCGAAGGTGCAGGTCGTCGTCGCGACCGCGTGGGGATGCCCGTACGAAGGTGATGTCCCGGTCGAGCGAGTGGTGTCGGTCGCCGGCCGCGCCCTAGCCGACGGCGCCGACGGCATCTCCTTCGGTGACACCACGGGCATGGCAACTCCCGGACGGGTGACACGGCTGATCGGCGAGCTGCGCTCGGCCCACCCGGCCGCGGCGGTCAACCTGCACTTCCACAACACCAGGGGCACCGGCCTGGCCAACGTGGTGGCCGCGCTGCAGCTCGGTGTCAACGACTTCGACGCCAGCGTCGGGGGACTCGGGGGCTGTCCGTACGCCCCGGGCGCCAGCGGCAACGTGGCGACCGAGGAGCTCGTCCACATGGTCGAGGACATGGGCGTGTCGACCGGCATCGACCTGGAGGCGATGATCGACGCCGCGGCGACGGCCGAGCGCATCGTCGGGCGGACGTTGCCGAGCCAGGTCCTGCGCGCGGGGCCGCGCACCCGGCTCGCCGCCCAGTGA
- a CDS encoding CDP-glycerol glycerophosphotransferase family protein, producing the protein METLTFPVPGLRGWALVGALLAAFALAIAAAGEGWKWVVVAALAFGFLLELVAARLAPRAVELMRESGLTMPVRLAIASIPLVVLAATCLSTALTVGAAVVAVVVVVSSAALERLQLWVVRVRRVPLRARRLDLGGFRLPPKAPRFAMSPMGTDAVYPLLASVGLAVSAQLGGRLAASVGLVVAGIAAAVAPGWLGVLLARDLRSGLRERAVAATSAAVEKLRPEVVLYFSGVVEELYQLRMWFAPVAKLNRRTLVVVRSDLAMDQLDRVPFPVVSSPYNGMIDALPLPPRVVTLFATHSGNNLSMVRRRETYCVFVGHGDSDKPDSSNPYARLYDEVWVAGPLGRRRYAEAGVGIRDEAIHEVGRPQFVPPDEPPPSPPVIVYAPTWEGWGGDDHHSSLAHAGLALVERLLATAGIRVQYRPHPLTGVRDPVVRRINRQIIERVGRVGEGERIETTFARASALVTDVSSTISEYLPFDRPYALIDTRPLGRRAYTRRFPSSAGGFLLGPDLAGLDRFVAAAQGGSDPSARARRALIADALGDPATSQERFAAAVDRALSA; encoded by the coding sequence GTGGAGACGCTGACCTTCCCGGTGCCCGGGCTGCGTGGCTGGGCACTCGTCGGTGCGCTCCTCGCCGCGTTCGCCCTCGCGATCGCCGCTGCCGGCGAAGGCTGGAAGTGGGTCGTCGTCGCCGCGCTCGCATTCGGCTTTCTCCTCGAGCTGGTGGCGGCTCGGCTCGCCCCTCGCGCGGTCGAGCTGATGCGCGAGTCCGGACTGACCATGCCGGTCCGCCTGGCGATCGCGTCGATCCCGCTCGTCGTGCTCGCCGCGACCTGCCTGTCGACGGCACTCACCGTCGGGGCGGCCGTCGTCGCGGTCGTCGTGGTCGTCTCGTCGGCGGCACTCGAGCGGTTGCAGCTGTGGGTGGTCCGGGTACGCCGGGTGCCGTTGCGGGCCCGCCGCCTCGACCTCGGCGGCTTCCGGCTGCCGCCCAAGGCGCCCCGGTTCGCGATGAGCCCGATGGGCACGGATGCGGTCTACCCGCTGTTGGCCTCAGTCGGGCTGGCGGTGTCCGCGCAGCTCGGCGGACGGCTCGCCGCTTCGGTCGGATTGGTGGTCGCCGGCATCGCCGCCGCGGTCGCGCCCGGATGGCTCGGGGTGCTCCTCGCCCGCGATCTGCGCTCGGGCCTGCGCGAGCGCGCCGTCGCCGCGACCTCCGCCGCGGTCGAGAAGCTGCGCCCGGAGGTCGTGCTCTACTTCTCCGGCGTCGTCGAGGAGCTCTACCAGCTGCGGATGTGGTTCGCGCCGGTCGCCAAGCTGAACCGCCGGACGCTCGTCGTCGTCCGCAGCGACCTCGCCATGGACCAGCTCGACCGGGTGCCGTTCCCGGTGGTGTCGTCGCCGTACAACGGGATGATCGACGCGCTGCCGCTGCCGCCCCGGGTGGTGACGTTGTTTGCGACGCACAGCGGCAACAACCTGTCGATGGTCCGGCGCCGCGAGACGTACTGCGTCTTCGTGGGACACGGGGACAGCGACAAGCCCGACAGCTCCAACCCGTACGCGCGGCTCTACGACGAGGTCTGGGTCGCCGGTCCGCTCGGCCGGCGCAGGTACGCCGAAGCCGGGGTGGGGATCCGCGACGAAGCGATCCACGAGGTCGGCCGGCCGCAGTTCGTCCCGCCCGACGAGCCGCCGCCGAGCCCGCCGGTGATCGTGTACGCGCCGACCTGGGAAGGCTGGGGTGGTGACGACCATCACAGCTCGCTGGCCCACGCCGGCCTCGCCCTCGTCGAACGGCTCCTCGCGACGGCGGGCATCCGGGTGCAGTACCGGCCGCATCCGTTGACCGGCGTGCGTGACCCCGTCGTACGTCGGATCAACCGGCAGATCATCGAACGGGTCGGGCGGGTCGGCGAAGGGGAGCGGATCGAGACCACGTTCGCGCGCGCTTCGGCGCTCGTCACCGACGTGTCGAGCACGATCTCGGAGTACCTGCCGTTCGACCGTCCCTACGCGCTCATCGACACGAGGCCGCTCGGCCGCCGCGCCTACACAAGGCGGTTCCCGTCCTCGGCGGGCGGCTTCCTGCTCGGACCGGACCTCGCCGGCCTCGACCGGTTCGTCGCCGCGGCACAGGGCGGCAGCGATCCCTCCGCCCGGGCCCGCCGTGCATTGATCGCCGACGCGCTCGGCGACCCCGCAACCTCCCAAGAGCGCTTCGCCGCAGCGGTCGATCGGGCGCTGTCGGCATGA
- a CDS encoding PH domain-containing protein, translated as MGFPENILDSDEHVIRNLRPHWRKVAGPVVLAPIVVGLASYGWFSLPDDSARKVLRWVILLAALVILLWWSLRPFLFWLTTRYVVTDRRVLMRHGVLSRNGRDVPLTRVNDVSFNRSVVERLFGSGTLVIESAGDRGQVALSDVPHVEAVQRDIYRLVEDEAQRLR; from the coding sequence ATGGGGTTCCCGGAGAACATCCTCGACAGCGACGAGCACGTCATCCGCAATCTGCGGCCGCACTGGCGCAAGGTCGCCGGGCCGGTGGTGCTCGCTCCGATCGTGGTCGGCCTGGCGTCGTACGGCTGGTTCTCGCTACCCGACGACTCGGCCCGCAAGGTGCTGCGTTGGGTGATCCTGCTGGCCGCCCTGGTGATCCTCCTCTGGTGGTCGTTGCGTCCCTTCCTGTTCTGGCTGACGACCCGCTACGTCGTCACCGACCGGCGCGTGCTGATGCGCCACGGCGTGCTGTCGCGCAACGGTCGTGACGTCCCGCTCACCCGCGTCAACGACGTGTCGTTCAACCGCAGTGTCGTCGAGCGGCTGTTCGGGTCCGGGACCCTGGTCATCGAGTCGGCGGGAGACCGCGGCCAGGTCGCGCTCAGCGACGTACCGCACGTAGAAGCGGTGCAACGCGACATCTACCGGCTGGTCGAGGACGAGGCGCAGCGGCTGCGCTGA
- the purE gene encoding 5-(carboxyamino)imidazole ribonucleotide mutase: MSTAVVGIVMGSDSDWPTMQPAADALAEFGVECEIRVVSAHRTPADMLEYGASAADRGLRVIIAGAGGAAHLPGMLASVTPLPVIGVPVPLAHLDGIDSLLSIVQMPAGVPVATVSVAGARNAGLLAVRMLGMSDPQLRDAMVGFQASLADAARAKNDALRDALGGDG; the protein is encoded by the coding sequence ATGAGCACTGCTGTGGTCGGGATCGTGATGGGCAGCGACTCGGACTGGCCGACGATGCAGCCTGCGGCGGACGCGCTCGCCGAGTTCGGCGTCGAGTGCGAGATCCGCGTCGTGTCGGCGCACCGGACGCCAGCGGACATGCTGGAGTACGGCGCGAGCGCCGCCGACCGCGGCCTGCGCGTCATCATCGCCGGCGCCGGTGGCGCGGCTCACCTGCCCGGGATGCTGGCGTCGGTGACGCCGCTGCCGGTCATCGGCGTACCCGTGCCGCTGGCCCACCTCGACGGGATCGACTCGTTGCTGTCGATCGTGCAGATGCCTGCCGGTGTGCCGGTGGCCACCGTGTCGGTGGCGGGTGCCCGCAACGCCGGCCTGCTCGCCGTACGGATGCTCGGCATGTCCGACCCGCAGCTGCGCGACGCGATGGTCGGCTTCCAGGCCTCGCTCGCCGACGCCGCCCGCGCGAAGAACGACGCCCTGCGAGACGCGCTCGGCGGCGACGGGTGA
- a CDS encoding GtrA family protein, giving the protein MVRTRARHLYDTFEVLIHEIAKFGVIGAAAFVLTTVLSNLFHFGANLGPLTSFGLATIIAATLSYFANRHWTWRDRDKTGLRRELPLFLALSVVGLGLSELPLGITKYLMGLDSPLSYNISSTIVGTGVGTVWRFWAFRRWVFLDDSVAEQEAAEAALV; this is encoded by the coding sequence GTGGTTCGCACGCGTGCCCGGCACCTCTACGACACCTTCGAGGTGCTCATCCACGAGATCGCGAAGTTCGGTGTCATCGGCGCCGCGGCATTCGTGCTCACGACCGTGCTCAGCAACCTGTTCCACTTCGGCGCGAATCTCGGTCCGCTCACCAGCTTCGGCCTGGCGACGATCATCGCCGCGACGCTGTCCTACTTCGCGAACCGGCACTGGACCTGGCGCGACCGGGACAAGACCGGGTTGCGCCGGGAGCTGCCGCTGTTCCTCGCGCTCTCGGTCGTGGGACTCGGCCTGTCAGAGCTGCCGCTGGGGATCACCAAGTACCTGATGGGCCTGGACTCGCCGCTGTCCTACAACATCTCCTCGACCATCGTCGGGACCGGCGTCGGGACCGTCTGGCGGTTCTGGGCGTTCCGCCGCTGGGTGTTCCTCGACGACAGCGTGGCCGAGCAGGAGGCCGCCGAGGCGGCCCTGGTCTGA
- a CDS encoding GNAT family N-acetyltransferase, producing the protein MSEPGGSAAVETRCAVPADLPALTAIYNHYIVHTAATFDIEPFEVAAREAWFSHYSTTGPYRLFVAVQDGEVVGYASSSRFRPKPAYDTSVEVTVYLHPRVTASGIGTALYRRLFGELRSEPLHRAYAVIALPNSASVALHTKFGFAEAGTLTQAGRKFDKWWDVLHMECAIN; encoded by the coding sequence GTGAGCGAGCCGGGGGGCAGCGCAGCGGTCGAGACTCGCTGTGCGGTGCCGGCCGACCTGCCGGCGCTGACCGCGATCTACAACCACTACATCGTGCACACCGCCGCGACCTTCGACATCGAGCCGTTCGAAGTCGCTGCCCGCGAGGCCTGGTTCAGCCACTACTCGACAACCGGGCCGTACCGGCTGTTCGTCGCGGTGCAGGACGGCGAGGTCGTCGGCTACGCGAGCAGCAGCCGGTTCCGCCCGAAGCCGGCGTACGACACCTCGGTGGAGGTGACGGTCTATCTCCACCCGCGGGTGACCGCGTCGGGGATCGGAACCGCGCTGTATCGCCGGCTGTTCGGGGAGCTGCGCAGCGAGCCGCTGCATCGGGCGTACGCGGTCATCGCGCTGCCGAACTCGGCCTCGGTGGCGCTGCACACGAAGTTCGGCTTCGCCGAGGCCGGCACGCTGACCCAGGCCGGCCGCAAGTTCGACAAGTGGTGGGACGTGCTCCACATGGAGTGTGCGATCAACTGA
- a CDS encoding acyl-CoA dehydrogenase family protein yields MDHRLSDEHEALRASVAAFARDVVAPQAEQADRTGEFPYDVIRQMGQMGLFGLPFPEEYGGMGGDFLALCLAIEELARADSSVAITLEAAVGLGSMPVFRFGTEEQRKEWLPSLCSGEKLAAFGLTEPGGGSDAGNPRTRAVLDADEWVVNGTKAFITNSGTDITNLVTVLCRTGERAAGKPELTSIMVPVPHAGFSPSKKYDKVGWHASDTRELSFEDCRVPADNVLGERGRGYAQFLSTLDEGRIAISALAVGLAQACVDESVRYAREREAFGAPIGTYQAVAFRIADMEMRTHVARCAYLDAASRMLAGESFKREAAIAKLYSSTIAVDNARDATQVFGGYGFMNEFAVARHWRDAKILEIGEGTSEIQRMLIARDLGL; encoded by the coding sequence GTGGACCACCGGCTGAGCGATGAGCACGAAGCGTTGCGCGCGAGTGTGGCGGCGTTCGCCCGCGACGTCGTCGCGCCGCAAGCCGAGCAGGCCGACCGGACCGGTGAGTTCCCCTACGACGTCATCCGCCAAATGGGCCAGATGGGGCTGTTCGGGCTGCCGTTCCCCGAGGAGTACGGCGGGATGGGTGGCGACTTTCTCGCCCTCTGTCTCGCCATCGAGGAGCTCGCCCGCGCTGACTCCAGCGTGGCGATCACCCTCGAGGCGGCGGTCGGGCTCGGCTCGATGCCGGTGTTCCGGTTCGGGACCGAGGAGCAGCGCAAGGAGTGGCTGCCGTCGCTGTGCAGCGGCGAGAAGCTCGCGGCGTTCGGCCTGACCGAGCCGGGCGGCGGCTCCGACGCCGGCAACCCCCGGACCCGCGCGGTGCTCGACGCCGACGAATGGGTCGTCAACGGGACCAAGGCGTTCATCACCAACTCCGGCACCGACATCACGAACCTCGTGACGGTGCTGTGCCGGACCGGGGAGCGTGCCGCCGGCAAGCCCGAGCTGACCTCGATCATGGTGCCGGTCCCACACGCCGGGTTCAGCCCGTCGAAGAAGTACGACAAGGTGGGTTGGCACGCCAGTGACACCCGCGAGCTGTCCTTCGAGGACTGCCGGGTGCCCGCGGACAACGTGCTCGGCGAGCGTGGCCGCGGCTACGCGCAGTTCCTCTCGACCCTCGACGAGGGCCGGATCGCGATCTCGGCGCTCGCCGTCGGGCTCGCCCAGGCCTGTGTCGACGAGTCCGTGCGCTACGCCCGCGAGCGCGAGGCCTTCGGAGCGCCGATCGGGACCTATCAGGCGGTCGCGTTCCGGATCGCCGACATGGAGATGCGTACCCACGTCGCGCGCTGTGCCTACCTCGACGCCGCGTCGCGGATGCTGGCCGGCGAGAGCTTCAAGCGGGAAGCCGCGATCGCCAAGCTGTACTCGTCGACCATCGCCGTCGACAACGCGCGTGACGCCACGCAGGTCTTCGGGGGCTACGGGTTCATGAACGAGTTCGCCGTCGCCCGGCACTGGCGTGACGCGAAGATCCTGGAGATCGGCGAGGGCACGTCGGAGATCCAGCGGATGCTCATCGCCCGAGACCTCGGGCTGTAG
- a CDS encoding adenylate/guanylate cyclase domain-containing protein: MTEQPGQFDPADLERELLGGERRYTRHQVAEQAGVSLERSVELWNALGFADVGDDVLAFTDRDIWALRTVTALGAAGWLDEDLQVSMARALGQSLSRLADWQLAAIAATIDPDLDPDQAMRRAEELVPIVEQLIGYVWRRHLAAAAGRALAAGAEELAAGTIAVGFADLVGFTSLTREIDEQQLAELVERFESLASDIVATSGGRVIKTIGDEVLFVADDVATAAEIGTRLGELSQHSSLPDLRVGMAYGPVVSRLGDVYGEPVNLASRLTSIARPGAVLIDREFADRLEGNPAWRLRRVPPRPVRGYALLQPIRLRRAADVGSPRE; this comes from the coding sequence ATGACCGAGCAACCGGGCCAGTTCGATCCGGCGGACCTCGAGCGCGAGCTGCTCGGTGGCGAGCGCCGCTACACCCGCCATCAGGTGGCTGAGCAGGCGGGGGTGTCGCTCGAGCGCAGCGTCGAGCTGTGGAACGCCCTGGGCTTCGCCGACGTCGGTGACGACGTGCTCGCCTTCACCGACCGGGACATCTGGGCGCTGCGGACGGTCACGGCGCTCGGCGCTGCCGGCTGGCTCGACGAGGATCTTCAGGTCTCCATGGCGCGGGCGCTCGGACAGTCGTTGTCCCGGCTCGCCGACTGGCAGCTTGCCGCCATCGCCGCGACCATCGACCCGGATCTGGATCCCGACCAGGCGATGCGGCGCGCCGAGGAGCTCGTCCCGATCGTCGAGCAGCTGATCGGCTATGTCTGGCGCCGGCACCTCGCCGCCGCGGCCGGACGGGCGCTGGCAGCCGGCGCAGAGGAGCTCGCCGCGGGCACGATCGCCGTCGGCTTCGCCGACCTGGTCGGCTTCACGAGCCTGACCCGCGAGATCGACGAGCAACAGCTCGCCGAGCTCGTGGAACGCTTCGAGAGCCTCGCTTCGGACATCGTCGCCACCAGCGGCGGGCGGGTGATCAAGACGATCGGCGACGAGGTGCTCTTCGTCGCCGACGACGTCGCGACGGCGGCGGAGATCGGCACCCGGCTCGGCGAGCTCTCCCAGCACTCGTCGCTGCCGGACCTGCGGGTCGGCATGGCCTACGGCCCGGTGGTGTCCCGGCTCGGCGACGTCTACGGCGAGCCGGTCAACCTGGCCAGCCGGCTCACCTCGATCGCCCGGCCCGGCGCGGTGCTGATCGACCGTGAGTTCGCCGACCGGCTCGAAGGCAATCCCGCCTGGCGACTGCGCCGGGTGCCGCCCCGGCCGGTCCGCGGCTACGCACTGCTCCAGCCCATCCGGCTGCGCCGCGCGGCCGACGTAGGCTCGCCTCGTGAGTGA
- a CDS encoding 5-(carboxyamino)imidazole ribonucleotide synthase, which translates to MVTSTTGLPVVGMVGAGQLARMTHQAAIALGLTLRVLADSPEDGAALVTPEVEIGAATDREAIERFAKGCDVVTFDHEHVPNDIVSSLSALGAVMRPGASALRYAQDKRAMRQRLGELDIPMPRWSNDPDELARPCVAKAVRGGYDGRGVWFVADGDPLPQGDLIFEERVTIVHELAVQVARTPSGKTRCWPVVETVQADGICVEVIAPAPRLSHALAAEAQALAVRIADALGVVGVLAVELFEVPGGLLVNELAMRPHNSGHWSIEGAATSQFEQHLRAVLDWPLGDTRNRTPVTAMANLLGGANTNLAKSLPAALAAVPNCSVHLYGKAARPGRKLGHVTALGSDVEETRERARTAVEILRGDA; encoded by the coding sequence ATGGTCACGAGCACGACCGGCCTTCCGGTGGTGGGCATGGTCGGAGCCGGTCAGCTCGCCCGGATGACCCATCAGGCCGCGATCGCGCTCGGTCTCACCTTGCGGGTGCTCGCCGACAGTCCCGAGGACGGCGCCGCGCTCGTCACCCCCGAGGTCGAGATCGGCGCGGCCACCGATCGCGAGGCGATCGAGCGCTTCGCCAAAGGCTGCGACGTCGTGACCTTCGACCACGAGCACGTGCCGAACGACATCGTGTCGTCGCTGAGCGCGCTCGGGGCGGTCATGCGGCCGGGTGCCTCGGCGCTGCGCTACGCCCAGGACAAGCGCGCGATGCGACAGCGCCTCGGTGAGCTCGACATCCCGATGCCTCGCTGGTCGAACGATCCTGACGAGCTCGCCCGGCCCTGTGTCGCCAAGGCGGTCCGCGGCGGGTACGACGGCCGCGGCGTGTGGTTCGTCGCCGACGGCGACCCGCTGCCGCAGGGGGATCTGATCTTCGAGGAGCGCGTGACGATCGTCCACGAGCTCGCGGTGCAGGTCGCGCGCACCCCGTCGGGCAAGACCCGATGCTGGCCGGTGGTCGAGACGGTGCAGGCCGACGGCATCTGCGTGGAGGTGATCGCGCCGGCACCGCGGCTCAGTCACGCGCTGGCGGCCGAGGCGCAGGCGCTCGCCGTACGCATCGCCGACGCGTTGGGTGTCGTCGGCGTGCTTGCCGTCGAGCTCTTCGAGGTGCCGGGTGGCCTGCTGGTGAACGAGCTTGCGATGCGGCCGCACAACTCCGGCCACTGGTCGATCGAGGGCGCCGCGACCAGCCAGTTCGAACAGCACCTGCGAGCGGTGCTGGACTGGCCGCTCGGCGACACCCGCAACCGGACGCCGGTGACGGCGATGGCCAACCTGCTCGGCGGCGCCAACACCAACCTCGCGAAGTCGCTGCCGGCGGCGCTTGCCGCCGTACCGAACTGCTCGGTGCATCTGTACGGCAAGGCGGCTCGGCCCGGTCGCAAGCTCGGCCACGTCACCGCGCTGGGCAGTGACGTCGAGGAGACCCGTGAGCGGGCCCGCACCGCGGTCGAGATCCTGAGGGGCGACGCATGA
- a CDS encoding biotin--[acetyl-CoA-carboxylase] ligase translates to MGVSPWSDLARPPLSAVRLQRDLAGDLWREIRVVDTAVSTNADLAVEAKQGAPEGLVLVAEHQTSGRGRLDRQWESPARAGLTFSALLRPSLDLSHLSLLPLIAGLATVEAIAAVSGVEARLKWPNDILVEGRKLGGLLVEIAGGAAVVGIGINVSTRDIELPVERATSIALAGGVTDREPLLKEVLRSLARRYSAWRWSGDPASVMPAYRERCETIGAEVELELPGGDVVRGIAVDVDDNGRLIVTSVETGERHAWLVGDVTHVRRA, encoded by the coding sequence GTGGGGGTCTCACCTTGGAGCGACCTGGCTCGTCCGCCGCTGTCGGCTGTCCGGCTGCAGCGCGATCTCGCGGGGGACCTGTGGCGCGAGATCCGCGTCGTGGACACCGCGGTCTCGACCAACGCCGATCTCGCGGTCGAGGCCAAGCAGGGCGCACCGGAGGGGCTCGTGCTGGTCGCTGAGCATCAGACCTCGGGGCGGGGCCGGCTGGACAGGCAGTGGGAGTCGCCGGCGCGCGCCGGCCTCACCTTCTCCGCGCTGTTGCGGCCGTCGCTCGACCTGTCCCATCTGAGCCTGCTGCCGTTGATCGCCGGTCTTGCGACCGTCGAAGCGATCGCGGCCGTGTCGGGGGTCGAAGCGAGGCTGAAGTGGCCCAACGACATCCTCGTCGAAGGTCGCAAGCTCGGCGGCCTGCTGGTCGAGATCGCCGGTGGCGCGGCGGTGGTCGGCATCGGCATCAACGTGTCCACCCGCGACATCGAGCTCCCGGTCGAGCGGGCCACGAGCATCGCCCTGGCCGGAGGCGTCACCGACCGCGAGCCGTTGCTGAAGGAAGTGCTGCGCTCGCTGGCGCGTCGCTACTCGGCCTGGCGCTGGTCCGGCGACCCGGCGTCGGTGATGCCGGCCTACCGCGAGCGCTGCGAGACGATCGGCGCGGAAGTGGAGCTCGAGCTGCCCGGGGGAGATGTCGTGCGCGGGATCGCCGTCGACGTCGACGACAACGGCCGCCTGATCGTCACCAGCGTCGAGACCGGGGAGCGGCACGCCTGGTTGGTCGGCGACGTGACACACGTACGAAGGGCATAG
- a CDS encoding acyl-CoA carboxylase subunit beta encodes MAAGGKEDVDIQKLREQIERGGAEKYHAANAESGKLFARERIRLLVDDGSFVEDGMFANAVAGDLPADGVITGVARIDGRQVCLMANDSTVKAGSWGARTVEKIIRIIEQAVALGVPMVWLVDSAGARITDQVQMFPGRRGAGRIFYNQVKASGAIPQVCALFGPSAAGGAYIPAFCDVVVMVDGNASMYLGSARMVEMVVGEKTTLEEMGGARMHCTVSGVGHFLAPDESSAIDTVRRYLSYLPSNWQHAAPAIEPAPPGNGDLRALVPDNDRQAYDMRRYIAALLDDGSFFQIHELWAKEIVVGFGRLDGEVVGVVANNPMIKGGVLFVDSADKAARFIQLCDAFNVPLLFLADVPGFMVGTAVEREGIIRHGAKLITAVCEATVPKLSVVVRKAYGAGLYAMAGPAFGTDATIALPTAQIAVMGAEAAVNAVYYNQIQKISDPAEREEFVAKRRAEYDEDIDIVHLASELVVDAIVEPEDLRAELIARFAAYRGKDRTFARRRHGVTPV; translated from the coding sequence ATGGCGGCGGGTGGGAAAGAGGACGTGGACATCCAGAAGCTGCGCGAGCAGATCGAGCGTGGCGGCGCCGAGAAGTATCACGCCGCCAACGCGGAGTCCGGGAAGCTCTTCGCCCGCGAGCGGATCAGGCTGCTCGTCGACGACGGCTCGTTCGTCGAGGACGGGATGTTCGCCAACGCGGTCGCCGGCGACCTCCCGGCCGACGGCGTCATCACCGGCGTCGCGCGCATCGACGGCCGTCAGGTCTGCCTGATGGCCAACGACTCCACCGTCAAGGCCGGCTCCTGGGGTGCCCGCACGGTGGAGAAGATCATCCGGATCATCGAGCAGGCGGTGGCCCTCGGTGTTCCGATGGTGTGGCTGGTCGACTCGGCCGGCGCCCGGATCACCGACCAGGTGCAGATGTTCCCGGGACGCCGGGGCGCGGGGCGGATCTTCTACAACCAGGTGAAGGCCAGCGGCGCCATCCCGCAGGTGTGCGCGCTGTTCGGTCCCAGTGCGGCCGGCGGCGCCTACATCCCGGCGTTCTGCGACGTGGTCGTGATGGTGGACGGCAACGCCTCGATGTACCTCGGCTCCGCCCGCATGGTCGAGATGGTCGTCGGGGAGAAGACCACGCTCGAGGAGATGGGCGGTGCCCGGATGCACTGCACCGTCTCGGGTGTCGGCCACTTCCTGGCACCCGACGAGTCGAGCGCCATCGACACGGTGCGTCGCTACCTGTCCTACCTGCCCTCGAACTGGCAGCACGCCGCGCCGGCGATCGAGCCGGCGCCGCCCGGCAACGGCGACCTGCGCGCGTTGGTGCCGGACAATGACCGGCAGGCCTACGACATGCGCCGATACATCGCCGCGCTGCTCGACGACGGATCGTTCTTCCAGATTCATGAGCTGTGGGCGAAGGAGATCGTCGTCGGGTTCGGGCGGCTCGACGGCGAGGTCGTCGGGGTCGTCGCGAACAACCCGATGATCAAAGGCGGTGTCCTGTTCGTCGACTCCGCTGACAAGGCGGCGCGGTTCATCCAGCTGTGTGACGCGTTCAACGTGCCGTTGCTCTTCCTCGCCGACGTACCCGGCTTCATGGTCGGCACCGCAGTCGAGCGCGAGGGCATCATCCGGCACGGCGCAAAGCTGATCACCGCCGTGTGCGAGGCCACGGTGCCGAAGCTGTCGGTGGTCGTCCGCAAGGCCTACGGCGCCGGGCTCTACGCGATGGCCGGCCCGGCGTTCGGCACCGACGCGACGATCGCGCTGCCGACGGCGCAGATCGCCGTCATGGGAGCGGAGGCCGCGGTCAACGCGGTCTACTACAACCAGATCCAGAAGATCTCCGACCCGGCCGAGCGCGAGGAGTTCGTCGCAAAGCGACGTGCGGAGTACGACGAGGACATCGACATCGTCCACCTGGCGAGTGAGCTCGTCGTCGACGCGATCGTGGAGCCCGAGGACCTGCGTGCCGAGCTGATCGCTCGGTTCGCGGCGTACCGCGGGAAGGACCGCACCTTCGCTCGGCGTCGGCACGGCGTGACGCCGGTCTGA